The following proteins are encoded in a genomic region of Enterocloster clostridioformis:
- a CDS encoding galactose ABC transporter substrate-binding protein: MKRNWMYLLAACMGAAVLIGVWQYMGRENGRQMDKNSIRIGVLLYRGDDTFIGTLRSGLEDRAKEYEQETGIKVKLDIMDAKGSQNTQNSQVERLISLGCDALCINSVDRSSASIIIDKAMDAGTPVVFFNREPVEEDMNRWEKLYYVGADAKESAVLQGDILVDAYNQDTRTLDANGNGLVSYVLLEGETSHQDSLIRTEWSIQTLKDGGVPLEKITGGIANWDRSQASALMEQWLKEYTGQIELVVSNNDDMALGAIDAINRAGIGANSIKVVGIDGTPVGIKALEEGYLFGTVESDKERYSRVIFDIAWSLSLNQAPKDRVPQLDGNYYWCPQRALTQAEAKLLKNQ, from the coding sequence GTGAAACGGAATTGGATGTATCTATTGGCAGCCTGTATGGGAGCGGCTGTCCTCATAGGGGTGTGGCAGTACATGGGAAGGGAAAACGGGCGGCAGATGGATAAGAACTCCATCCGCATCGGGGTTCTGCTCTACCGGGGGGACGACACCTTCATCGGTACCCTGCGCTCCGGCCTGGAGGACAGGGCAAAGGAATATGAACAGGAAACAGGGATCAAGGTGAAGTTGGATATCATGGACGCCAAGGGGAGCCAGAATACCCAGAACAGCCAGGTGGAGCGTCTGATCTCCCTGGGCTGCGATGCCCTGTGCATCAACAGCGTGGACCGTTCGTCGGCATCCATCATCATAGACAAGGCCATGGATGCAGGAACTCCGGTGGTGTTCTTTAACCGGGAGCCGGTGGAGGAGGACATGAACCGCTGGGAAAAGCTGTACTACGTGGGAGCGGACGCCAAGGAATCCGCCGTGCTCCAGGGAGACATCCTGGTGGATGCCTATAATCAGGATACACGAACCCTGGACGCCAACGGCAACGGACTGGTAAGCTATGTGCTTCTGGAAGGGGAAACCAGCCATCAGGACTCCCTGATCCGCACGGAGTGGTCCATCCAGACCTTAAAGGACGGGGGCGTACCTTTGGAGAAGATTACGGGAGGAATCGCCAACTGGGACAGAAGCCAGGCATCAGCCCTGATGGAGCAGTGGCTGAAGGAGTATACGGGCCAGATTGAACTGGTGGTCAGCAACAACGACGACATGGCCCTGGGAGCCATTGACGCCATAAACCGGGCCGGAATCGGGGCCAATTCCATCAAGGTGGTGGGGATTGACGGCACCCCTGTGGGCATAAAGGCCCTGGAGGAAGGATATCTTTTCGGCACAGTGGAATCAGATAAGGAACGCTATTCCCGGGTCATATTTGACATTGCCTGGAGCCTGTCCCTGAACCAGGCTCCAAAGGACAGGGTGCCTCAGCTGGATGGAAATTATTACTGGTGCCCACAGAGGGCTTTGACCCAGGCTGAGGCAAAATTGCTTAAAAACCAGTGA
- a CDS encoding CYTH domain-containing protein encodes MEIERKFLVPCLPEGYDTHPFHQIEQAYLCTDPVVRIRQEDEDFCLTYKGKGLLSREEYNLPLTREAYAHLLPKADGSVLTKKRYLIPLDNSDHLTIELDVFEGRYAGLVLAEVEFTTEEEAMSFQPPEWFGRDVTFTREYQNSRLACGW; translated from the coding sequence ATGGAAATCGAACGTAAATTCCTGGTTCCCTGTCTTCCGGAGGGCTATGACACCCATCCCTTCCACCAGATTGAACAGGCCTATCTCTGCACTGACCCGGTAGTCCGCATCCGCCAGGAGGATGAGGACTTCTGCCTCACCTATAAGGGCAAGGGACTCCTGTCCAGGGAAGAATACAACCTTCCGCTGACCCGCGAAGCCTACGCCCACCTGCTTCCCAAGGCCGACGGCTCCGTACTCACCAAAAAGCGTTATCTCATCCCTCTGGATAACTCAGATCATCTGACCATTGAGCTGGACGTCTTTGAAGGCCGCTACGCCGGCCTCGTCCTGGCCGAGGTGGAATTTACCACCGAAGAAGAAGCCATGTCCTTCCAGCCCCCGGAGTGGTTTGGGAGGGATGTTACGTTTACCAGGGAGTATCAAAATAGCAGGTTGGCTTGTGGATGGTAG
- the clpP gene encoding ATP-dependent Clp endopeptidase proteolytic subunit ClpP has product MSLVPYVIEQTSRGERSYDIYSRLLKERIIFLGEEVSDVSASLVVAQLLFLESEDPGKDIHLYINSPGGSVSAGFAIYDTMNYIKCDVSTICIGMAASMGAFLLSGGAKGKRFALPNAEIMIHQPSGGAKGQATEIKIVAENILKTRKKLNEILAANTGKPLEVIERDTERDNYMSALEAKEYGLIDEIIAHH; this is encoded by the coding sequence ATGAGTTTAGTACCTTATGTCATTGAGCAGACCAGCCGCGGCGAGCGTTCTTATGACATTTATTCAAGATTACTGAAGGAGAGGATCATATTCCTGGGCGAGGAAGTAAGCGATGTGTCCGCAAGCCTTGTGGTGGCACAGCTCTTATTCCTGGAGTCAGAGGACCCGGGCAAGGATATCCATCTGTATATCAACAGCCCGGGCGGTTCCGTATCCGCGGGATTTGCCATCTATGACACCATGAATTATATTAAGTGCGATGTGTCTACCATCTGTATCGGCATGGCAGCCAGCATGGGCGCGTTCCTTCTTTCCGGAGGGGCCAAGGGCAAGCGTTTCGCTCTGCCTAATGCGGAAATCATGATTCATCAGCCTTCGGGCGGGGCCAAGGGCCAGGCCACCGAGATTAAAATTGTGGCTGAGAATATCTTAAAGACAAGAAAGAAATTAAACGAAATCCTGGCAGCAAACACAGGGAAGCCCCTGGAAGTGATTGAGCGCGATACGGAGCGTGACAATTATATGTCTGCATTGGAGGCCAAGGAATACGGCCTTATTGATGAAATCATCGCACATCATTAG
- the tig gene encoding trigger factor, with amino-acid sequence MSVQVEKLEKNMAKLTIELSAEQFEDAMKKAFNKSKNKFNIPGFRKGKAPRAVIEKMYGEGIFYEDAADEAINATCMEAMNESGLEIVSRPEVAVDQIGKDKPFIYTATVAVRPEVTLGEYKGIEVEKVDAAVKPEDVEAELKKVQEQNARLLTVEDRPVADGDQTVIDFEGFVDGKTFDGGKAADYPLTIGSHSFIDTFEEQLVGKNIGEECEINVTFPEEYHAAELAGKPATFKVTVKEIKVKELPELDDEFAGEVSEFDTLDEYKKDIESKILERKQKEAASENENRVVDKVVAGASMEIPDRMVEGQIDNMVQDTARRMESQGLSMDLYMKYTGMTMEQMREQMKPQALKRIQTRLVLEEVVKAENLQVSDERLDEEIAKMAAAYQMEADKLKGYMSDRDKDQMKEDIAVQEAVDFLVAEAKLV; translated from the coding sequence ATGAGTGTACAAGTAGAAAAATTAGAAAAAAACATGGCCAAACTGACAATAGAGTTAAGCGCGGAGCAGTTTGAGGATGCAATGAAAAAAGCCTTCAATAAGAGCAAGAACAAGTTTAATATTCCAGGCTTCCGTAAGGGCAAAGCACCTCGCGCCGTGATTGAAAAGATGTATGGCGAAGGCATTTTTTATGAGGATGCCGCTGATGAAGCCATCAACGCAACCTGCATGGAGGCAATGAATGAAAGCGGACTGGAGATCGTTTCCAGACCGGAAGTTGCCGTAGATCAGATTGGCAAGGACAAGCCGTTCATCTATACCGCAACCGTAGCCGTAAGGCCGGAAGTGACCCTGGGCGAGTACAAGGGCATCGAGGTAGAGAAGGTGGATGCAGCTGTTAAGCCGGAGGATGTGGAAGCAGAGCTCAAGAAGGTTCAGGAGCAGAACGCAAGACTTCTGACCGTAGAGGACAGACCGGTTGCTGACGGCGACCAGACCGTCATCGACTTTGAGGGATTTGTTGACGGCAAGACATTTGATGGCGGCAAGGCAGCTGATTACCCATTGACCATTGGTTCCCATTCCTTTATCGATACATTTGAGGAGCAGCTGGTTGGCAAGAACATCGGAGAAGAGTGCGAGATTAACGTAACCTTCCCGGAAGAGTATCATGCGGCTGAACTGGCCGGAAAGCCGGCAACCTTTAAGGTGACTGTAAAGGAAATCAAGGTAAAGGAACTTCCGGAACTGGATGATGAGTTTGCAGGAGAGGTTTCTGAATTTGACACTCTGGATGAATACAAGAAGGATATTGAGTCAAAGATTCTTGAGAGAAAGCAGAAAGAAGCTGCTTCCGAAAACGAGAACCGTGTAGTTGACAAAGTAGTGGCAGGCGCTTCCATGGAGATTCCTGACAGGATGGTGGAAGGCCAGATTGACAACATGGTTCAGGATACAGCCCGCCGTATGGAGAGCCAGGGTCTGTCCATGGATCTGTACATGAAGTATACAGGTATGACCATGGAGCAGATGAGAGAGCAGATGAAGCCACAGGCCTTAAAGAGAATCCAGACCAGACTGGTGCTTGAGGAAGTTGTAAAGGCTGAGAACCTGCAGGTTTCCGACGAAAGACTGGATGAGGAGATTGCCAAGATGGCGGCCGCTTACCAGATGGAGGCTGACAAGTTAAAAGGTTATATGTCAGACCGTGATAAGGACCAGATGAAGGAAGATATTGCTGTTCAGGAAGCGGTTGATTTCCTGGTGGCAGAAGCAAAACTGGTATAA
- a CDS encoding substrate-binding domain-containing protein, with protein sequence MKKALSVALACSMALSLVACGGGSKPTEAPTTAAAGDTTTEAAADTTAADTAAAPEAGAEVANKDKPLVWFNRQPSSSATGQLDMTALNFNKDTYYVGFDANQGAELQGIMVKDYIEKNIDSIDRNGDGIIGYVLAIGDIGHNDSIARTRGIRKALGTAVEKDGSVNSDPVGTNADGTATVVQDGSIEVGGKTYVVRELASQEMKNSAGATWDAATAGNAIGTWSSSFGDQIDVVASNNDGMGMSMFNAWSKDNKVPTFGYDANSDAVAAIAEGYGGTISQHADVQAYLTLRVLRNALDGVDIDTGIGTADDAGNVLSSDVYVYKADERSYYALNVAVTAENYTDFTDSTMVYAPVSNQLDEAAHATKNVWLNIYNSADNFLGSTYQPLLQKYDKLLNLKVDYIGGDGQTESNITNRLGNPSQYDAFAINMVKTDNAASYTSLLEQ encoded by the coding sequence ATGAAGAAAGCATTAAGTGTTGCTCTTGCGTGTTCCATGGCATTATCACTGGTTGCCTGCGGAGGCGGCAGCAAGCCAACGGAAGCACCAACCACAGCAGCTGCAGGGGATACCACAACCGAGGCAGCAGCAGACACAACCGCGGCAGACACGGCAGCGGCACCGGAAGCAGGCGCAGAGGTGGCAAACAAGGATAAGCCTTTAGTATGGTTCAACCGCCAGCCATCCAGCAGTGCTACAGGACAGCTTGATATGACAGCCCTGAATTTCAATAAGGATACATATTATGTAGGGTTCGACGCAAACCAGGGTGCTGAGCTTCAGGGAATCATGGTTAAGGACTACATCGAGAAGAACATCGACTCAATTGACCGTAACGGCGACGGAATCATCGGCTACGTTCTGGCAATCGGAGACATCGGACATAACGACTCTATCGCACGTACAAGAGGTATCCGCAAGGCTCTCGGCACCGCGGTAGAGAAAGACGGCAGCGTCAACAGCGATCCTGTTGGTACAAACGCAGACGGTACAGCAACGGTTGTACAGGACGGCTCCATCGAAGTTGGCGGAAAGACATACGTTGTCCGTGAGCTTGCTTCCCAGGAGATGAAGAACTCCGCAGGAGCTACATGGGATGCTGCCACAGCAGGCAATGCAATCGGCACATGGTCTTCCTCTTTTGGCGATCAGATTGATGTTGTTGCATCCAATAACGACGGTATGGGCATGTCCATGTTCAACGCATGGTCCAAGGACAACAAGGTTCCTACATTTGGCTATGACGCAAACAGCGACGCAGTAGCAGCTATCGCAGAGGGCTACGGCGGCACTATCAGCCAGCATGCAGACGTACAGGCTTACCTGACTCTTCGCGTACTGCGCAACGCACTGGACGGAGTTGATATTGATACAGGTATCGGCACAGCAGACGATGCAGGCAATGTCCTGAGTTCTGATGTATATGTTTACAAGGCAGATGAGCGTTCCTACTACGCACTGAACGTTGCTGTTACCGCTGAAAATTATACAGATTTCACAGATTCCACAATGGTATACGCACCTGTATCCAATCAGCTGGATGAGGCTGCCCATGCCACAAAGAATGTATGGCTGAATATCTACAACTCAGCTGATAACTTCCTTGGATCGACCTATCAGCCTCTGCTTCAGAAATACGATAAGCTTCTCAACCTTAAGGTTGACTACATCGGCGGCGACGGGCAGACAGAGTCCAATATTACAAACCGTCTTGGAAATCCAAGCCAGTATGACGCATTTGCCATCAACATGGTTAAGACAGACAATGCAGCTTCATACACATCTCTGCTTGAGCAGTAA
- a CDS encoding DJ-1 family glyoxalase III: protein MAKVYAFLADGLEEVECLAVVDVLRRSGVEVTLVSVTGDRKVIGSHGIELVTDALFDDVDPDVSDVLFLPGGMPGTNNLKAHKGLRAAVECANKQGRRIAAICAAPSILGSMGLLKGRTATCYPGFEDQLTGVSYTSQGVVTDGNITTGRGLGFALDMGLELIRLLQGPQQAQKIAAAIQYNWK, encoded by the coding sequence ATGGCAAAGGTTTATGCATTTCTTGCGGATGGACTGGAAGAGGTTGAATGTCTTGCGGTTGTGGACGTGCTCCGGCGTTCCGGTGTGGAGGTGACACTGGTGTCTGTTACAGGAGACAGGAAAGTAATTGGTTCTCATGGAATTGAGTTGGTGACTGACGCCCTGTTTGATGATGTGGATCCGGATGTGTCAGATGTGCTGTTTTTGCCCGGAGGAATGCCGGGAACAAACAATCTGAAAGCACATAAGGGTCTGAGGGCGGCTGTGGAGTGCGCCAACAAGCAGGGCAGAAGGATTGCGGCCATCTGCGCGGCGCCAAGCATCCTGGGGAGCATGGGGCTCTTAAAGGGCAGGACGGCCACCTGCTATCCGGGATTTGAGGACCAGCTTACAGGCGTGTCCTACACCAGCCAGGGTGTTGTGACGGACGGCAACATCACCACCGGCAGGGGCCTGGGATTTGCCCTTGACATGGGACTGGAACTGATTCGCCTGCTTCAGGGTCCCCAGCAGGCCCAGAAGATTGCAGCGGCAATCCAGTATAACTGGAAATAG
- a CDS encoding galactose/methyl galactoside ABC transporter permease MglC: MAKGNNETLTAEQEMQLRQPIEDYVGEIQKKIDSLREDGTNRVVTLQNSIDATKRDRSLTKEERENRIAANSAEMEKAKAVEAKNKDEIAKLISDAESYLKAHFDKDYYLPLKESCEREKALAKEKYDIKVAELNKEHENTLSKLTDHQEIKDEKYVHKNRLFDAKMDLDKELQRIKDRRHAAFVWQYHLIDMLRLSKFTFMETRAQKWENYKYTFNRRTFLLQNGLYIAIILIFIGLCIAAPVIKNVQLLTYNNVLNILQQASPRMFLALGVAGLILLTGTDLSIGRMVGMGMTTATIIMHQGINTGAVFGHVFDFTGMPIGVRVVFALVMCIILCTCFTAIGGFFTAKFKMHPFISTMANMLVIFGLVTYATKGVSFGAIEPAIPKMIIPKINGFPTIILWAVAAIVIVWFIWNKTTFGKNLYAVGGNPEAAAVSGISVFGVTMGAFILAGILYGFGSWLECARMVGSGSAAYGQGWEMDAIAACVVGGVSFTGGIGKISGVVVGVLIFTVLIYSLTILGIDTNLQFVFEGIIIITAVTLDCLKYVQKK; encoded by the coding sequence ATGGCGAAAGGAAACAATGAGACTCTTACGGCTGAACAGGAAATGCAGCTGCGCCAGCCAATTGAGGATTATGTTGGCGAAATTCAGAAAAAAATCGACAGTCTCAGAGAGGACGGCACAAACAGGGTAGTCACTCTGCAAAATAGTATTGATGCAACAAAGAGAGACCGTTCCCTTACAAAGGAAGAAAGGGAAAACAGAATTGCGGCTAACAGCGCGGAGATGGAAAAAGCAAAGGCTGTTGAGGCAAAGAACAAGGATGAGATTGCAAAATTAATCTCCGATGCGGAGAGTTACCTTAAGGCACATTTTGATAAGGATTATTATCTGCCGTTAAAGGAAAGCTGTGAGCGGGAAAAAGCGCTTGCAAAGGAAAAATACGACATTAAAGTTGCGGAACTGAACAAAGAACATGAAAATACCCTCTCAAAGCTTACGGACCATCAGGAGATAAAGGATGAGAAGTATGTTCATAAGAACCGCCTGTTTGACGCAAAGATGGACCTGGACAAGGAGCTTCAGCGGATCAAGGACAGAAGGCATGCGGCATTTGTCTGGCAGTATCACCTGATTGACATGCTCCGCCTGTCTAAATTCACCTTCATGGAGACCAGGGCGCAGAAATGGGAGAACTATAAATATACATTCAACCGCAGGACATTCTTACTGCAGAATGGACTGTATATCGCTATTATCCTGATTTTCATCGGACTGTGTATCGCTGCGCCGGTGATAAAGAATGTTCAGCTGCTTACCTATAATAACGTTTTAAATATCTTGCAGCAGGCTTCTCCGAGAATGTTCCTGGCTCTGGGCGTTGCCGGACTCATCCTCCTTACCGGTACGGACCTTTCCATAGGACGTATGGTTGGTATGGGCATGACCACCGCGACAATCATCATGCATCAGGGCATCAACACAGGCGCTGTGTTCGGACACGTGTTTGACTTCACAGGCATGCCCATTGGAGTAAGAGTGGTATTTGCCCTGGTAATGTGTATCATCTTATGTACATGCTTTACGGCCATCGGAGGTTTCTTTACCGCTAAATTCAAGATGCATCCGTTCATTTCAACCATGGCCAACATGCTGGTCATTTTTGGACTTGTAACATATGCCACAAAGGGTGTATCCTTTGGCGCCATTGAACCGGCTATTCCAAAGATGATTATTCCAAAAATAAACGGGTTCCCAACCATTATCCTGTGGGCAGTGGCTGCCATCGTAATCGTATGGTTCATCTGGAACAAGACCACCTTCGGCAAGAATTTATACGCAGTAGGCGGCAATCCGGAAGCAGCAGCTGTTTCAGGTATCTCCGTATTCGGAGTAACCATGGGAGCATTCATTCTGGCAGGCATCCTTTACGGATTCGGATCCTGGCTGGAATGCGCAAGAATGGTAGGTTCCGGCTCCGCTGCTTACGGGCAGGGCTGGGAGATGGATGCAATCGCAGCCTGCGTGGTCGGCGGCGTATCCTTTACAGGCGGTATCGGTAAGATTTCAGGCGTAGTAGTCGGCGTGCTTATATTCACCGTGCTCATCTACTCCCTTACCATTCTCGGTATCGACACAAACCTTCAGTTCGTATTTGAAGGTATCATCATCATAACCGCTGTAACACTTGACTGCTTGAAGTACGTACAGAAGAAGTAG
- a CDS encoding sugar ABC transporter ATP-binding protein, translating into MADKKDDIVLSIRGMSKSFGRNRVLDHISLDVKRGTVMGLMGENGAGKSTMMKCLFGTYQKDEGNIFLNGREVSFSGPKDALENGIAMVHQELNQCLERNVIDNLFLGRYPVNSMGVIDEGRMKKEAAELFRKLGMTVNLTQPMSRMSVSQRQMCEIAKAISYNSRVIVLDEPTSSLTVQEVNKLFEMMRMLKEQGIALIYISHKMDEIFEICDEISVLRDGNLVMTKSTKDANMNELIAAMVGRSLDNRFPPVDNTPGDVILSIQNLSTKFEPHLQDVSFDVKEGEIFGLYGLVGAGRTELLETIFGVRTRAAGRVYFNNRLMNFSSAKEAMEHGFAMITEERKANGLFLKGDLTFNTTIANLQQYMSGIALSDAKMIKATSNEIKIMHTKCMGPDDMISSLSGGNQQKVIFGKWLERSPQVFMMDEPTRGIDVGAKYEIYELIINMAKQGKTIIVVSSEMPEILGITNRIGVMSNGRLSGIVNTKETNQEELLRLSAKYL; encoded by the coding sequence ATGGCAGATAAGAAAGATGATATCGTCTTATCAATACGCGGTATGAGCAAGTCCTTCGGCCGGAACAGAGTTCTGGACCATATCAGCCTGGATGTGAAGCGCGGAACCGTTATGGGGCTTATGGGTGAGAACGGAGCTGGTAAGTCAACCATGATGAAGTGCCTTTTCGGCACCTACCAGAAAGACGAGGGAAATATCTTCCTGAACGGCAGGGAAGTAAGCTTTTCCGGACCAAAGGATGCTCTTGAAAACGGCATTGCAATGGTTCACCAGGAATTGAATCAGTGTCTGGAACGGAATGTAATTGACAATTTATTCCTCGGACGTTATCCGGTCAATTCCATGGGTGTAATTGATGAAGGCAGGATGAAAAAGGAAGCAGCCGAGCTCTTTAGAAAATTGGGAATGACCGTTAACCTCACTCAGCCCATGAGCCGCATGTCCGTATCACAGAGGCAGATGTGCGAAATCGCCAAGGCCATCTCCTACAATTCAAGGGTGATTGTTCTGGATGAGCCTACATCCTCCCTGACCGTGCAGGAGGTTAATAAGCTCTTCGAGATGATGAGGATGTTAAAGGAGCAGGGAATCGCCCTGATTTATATTTCCCACAAGATGGATGAGATTTTTGAAATCTGCGATGAGATATCAGTGCTTCGGGACGGCAATCTGGTTATGACAAAGAGCACCAAGGATGCAAACATGAATGAGCTGATTGCGGCAATGGTCGGCCGTTCCCTTGATAACCGGTTCCCGCCTGTTGACAATACCCCCGGTGATGTGATTCTGTCCATCCAGAATCTGTCCACAAAGTTTGAGCCTCACTTGCAGGATGTTTCATTTGACGTAAAAGAAGGAGAAATATTCGGGCTGTACGGTCTGGTAGGAGCAGGGCGCACGGAACTTCTGGAAACAATCTTTGGTGTCCGCACCAGAGCGGCGGGACGTGTTTATTTTAATAACCGTCTTATGAATTTCAGCAGCGCAAAGGAAGCCATGGAGCATGGTTTTGCCATGATTACCGAGGAGCGGAAGGCAAATGGCCTGTTTTTAAAAGGGGACCTTACCTTTAATACCACCATTGCCAATCTGCAGCAGTATATGTCGGGCATAGCGCTTTCCGATGCAAAGATGATAAAGGCCACGTCAAACGAAATCAAGATCATGCACACCAAGTGCATGGGCCCCGACGATATGATTTCCAGCCTTTCCGGCGGAAATCAACAGAAGGTCATTTTCGGAAAGTGGCTGGAGCGCAGTCCGCAGGTGTTTATGATGGACGAACCTACACGAGGAATCGACGTGGGCGCAAAGTATGAAATATATGAGCTTATCATCAATATGGCGAAGCAGGGGAAGACAATCATCGTTGTTTCTTCTGAGATGCCGGAGATTCTCGGAATTACAAACCGTATTGGTGTTATGTCAAATGGACGTCTTTCCGGAATTGTTAATACAAAAGAGACAAATCAGGAAGAACTTTTAAGGCTCAGTGCAAAATACCTATAA